A portion of the Meriones unguiculatus strain TT.TT164.6M chromosome 11, Bangor_MerUng_6.1, whole genome shotgun sequence genome contains these proteins:
- the Npm1 gene encoding nucleophosmin isoform X2 codes for MEDSMDMDMSPLRPQNYLFGCELKADKDYHFKVDNDENEHQLSLRTVSLGAGAKDELHIVEAEAMNYEGSPIKVTLATLKMSVQPTVSLGGFEITPPVVLRLKCGSGPVHISGQHLVAVEEDAESEDEDEEDVKLLSMSGKRSAPGGGNKVPQKKVKLDEDDEDDDEDDEDDEDDDDDDFDEEEAEEKVPVKKSARDTPAKNAQKSNQNGKDLKPSTPRSKGQESFKKQEKTPKTPKGPSSVEDIKAKMQASIEKAH; via the exons ATGGAAGACTCGATGGACATGGACATGAGCCCTCTTAGGCCTCAGAACTACCTTTTCG gTTGTGAACTAAAGGCTGACAAAGATTATCACTTTAAAGTGGATAATGATGAAAATGAACACCAGCTATCATTAAGAACG GTCAGTTTAGGGGCAGGGGCAAAAGACGAATTACACATCGTAGAGGCAGAAGCAATGAACTACGAAGGCAGTCCAATTAAAGTAACACTGGCAACTTTGAAAATGTCTGTACAACCAACA GTTTCCCTTGGGGGCTTTGAAATTACACCACCCGTGGTCTTAAGGTTGAAGTGTGGATCAGGACCTGTGCACATTAGTGGGCAACACCTAGTAG CTGTAGAGGAAGATGCAGAGTCAGAAGATGAAGATGAGGAAGATGTAAAACTCTTAAGTATGTCTGGAAAGCGATCTGCGCCTGGAGGTGGTAACAAGGTTCCACAG aaaaaagtaaaacttgATGAAGAcgatgaggatgatgatgaagatgatgaggatgatgaagA tgatgatgatgatgattttgatGAGGAGGAAGCTGAAGAAAAAGTTCCAGTGAAGAAA TCTGCGCGAGATACACCAGCAAAAAATgcacaaaaatcaaaccaaaatggAAAAGACTTAAAACCATCAACACCAAGATCAAAG GGTCAAGAGTCCttcaaaaaacaggaaaaaactcCTAAAACACCAAAAGGACCTAGTTCTGTAGAAGACATTAAGGCAAAAATGCAAGCAAGTATAGAAAAA GCGCATTGA
- the Npm1 gene encoding nucleophosmin isoform X1, whose translation MEDSMDMDMSPLRPQNYLFGCELKADKDYHFKVDNDENEHQLSLRTVSLGAGAKDELHIVEAEAMNYEGSPIKVTLATLKMSVQPTVSLGGFEITPPVVLRLKCGSGPVHISGQHLVAVEEDAESEDEDEEDVKLLSMSGKRSAPGGGNKVPQKKVKLDEDDEDDDEDDEDDEDDDDDDFDEEEAEEKVPVKKSARDTPAKNAQKSNQNGKDLKPSTPRSKGQESFKKQEKTPKTPKGPSSVEDIKAKMQASIEKGVSLPKVEAKFINYVKNCFRMTDQEAIQDLWQWRKSL comes from the exons ATGGAAGACTCGATGGACATGGACATGAGCCCTCTTAGGCCTCAGAACTACCTTTTCG gTTGTGAACTAAAGGCTGACAAAGATTATCACTTTAAAGTGGATAATGATGAAAATGAACACCAGCTATCATTAAGAACG GTCAGTTTAGGGGCAGGGGCAAAAGACGAATTACACATCGTAGAGGCAGAAGCAATGAACTACGAAGGCAGTCCAATTAAAGTAACACTGGCAACTTTGAAAATGTCTGTACAACCAACA GTTTCCCTTGGGGGCTTTGAAATTACACCACCCGTGGTCTTAAGGTTGAAGTGTGGATCAGGACCTGTGCACATTAGTGGGCAACACCTAGTAG CTGTAGAGGAAGATGCAGAGTCAGAAGATGAAGATGAGGAAGATGTAAAACTCTTAAGTATGTCTGGAAAGCGATCTGCGCCTGGAGGTGGTAACAAGGTTCCACAG aaaaaagtaaaacttgATGAAGAcgatgaggatgatgatgaagatgatgaggatgatgaagA tgatgatgatgatgattttgatGAGGAGGAAGCTGAAGAAAAAGTTCCAGTGAAGAAA TCTGCGCGAGATACACCAGCAAAAAATgcacaaaaatcaaaccaaaatggAAAAGACTTAAAACCATCAACACCAAGATCAAAG GGTCAAGAGTCCttcaaaaaacaggaaaaaactcCTAAAACACCAAAAGGACCTAGTTCTGTAGAAGACATTAAGGCAAAAATGCAAGCAAGTATAGAAAAA GGTGTTTCTCTTCCCAAAGTGGAAGCCAAGTTCATTAATTACGTGAAGAATTGCTTCCGAATGACTGACCAGGAG gcTATTCAAGATCTCTGGCAGTGGAGGAAGTCTCTTTAA